ACAGCCTGGCAACGTTCGAACTGTGCCAGCGGTCCGAACCGTGCGTTCGGACCGTGTCGGACCGACCGGGGCGTCGCTGTCCAGGAGCGCACCGGACGAACCCACGTGTTGGCGGTCGGGTTCGACGTGACAGTCACCACACAGCGGGGTCGGACCGCTGTCACCGTCGTCGTCCCGGTGACTGGCTGAGGACGCGACTGGACACGACCGAGTCATTCTTTACCGTACGGCCGTATGTCGTAGTAATGACACGGGATGCAGTTCACCGGGACATCCAATTTCTGACCGGCTCACCCGCACGGTTCGCCGTGGTCTCCGCGCTGGCCGAGTCGCCGGCGCGTCCCTGTGAACTGTGTGAACGGATCGACGCGACGCGGACGACGATCCAACGGATCTTAGCTGGCTGTAGCGACCGGCAGTGGGTCCGGAAAGTCGACGGGGACTACCGGTTGACGCTAACCGGTCGACGGATGTACGAACGGTACGCCGCACTGGTGAACGAGGCCGAGCGAGCCAGGGAGTTCGGCCCGCTTGCGCAGTATCTCGGACCGATCGGCGACGAACTCCCCGATATCGTCTTCGACGCCGGAAGGATAACCGTCAGCAGCGAACAGACGCCGCTCGCACCCGTCAACCGGCTCACCGACTGGTTTGCCGACGCCGAAGGGCCGGTCAAGACGATCTCCCCGATCGTGGCAGCGACGTTCAACGAGGCTGCTGCAACGTTGTTGGAACGAGGCGTCCGGATCGAATCGATCATCGACGACGGCGTCTTGGAGCGTTCCGAACGGGAGTTCCGCGAGGAACTGGAACGGGGGATCGACCACGAATCGATCGAGTTCTACGTCCACGAATCGTCGCTCGACTTCGGGCTCGTCGTCGACGACCGCGGGTGCTGTCTGGGTGCCTACGACGACGGGAACAACCTCCGTGTGGCATTGGTCGTCGAGGACCCCGTCGCACGGGAGTGGGCGATCGACCAGTTCGAACAGTACCGTGCGGCTGCGACGCCGCTCGGGACCGTGTTGTCGGCACCGGAGTGAAAACGGATGGCGGCGACCAGCGGATGAAGGAGGGGCCGAAGCGTCAGGTGGGGCACCCGTGGACGCCGTAGCGGAAGGGCGTCCGTTACTGAAACCGATACCGACCTATATCTACGCACTGCACTGTGTTACTGACCCGAACACATGTTACAGCAGTTGTAACACCAAGTTCCGGACCACGGGTACGACCCGACGGTCACCGGGCAGTGACTGTCGGGTCGTGCCGGTTCAATCTATAAGTAACATCGGGGCGTCGGTGTGGATATGTCACCACCCGGACGGGAAATCCAGTACACTGAATCGGATGTCATCGAGGTGTTCAAGCAGCGTGAGGATTACGCTGAGCCACTGACCGCGTCGGAGATCGCCGATCGATTGGGTTGTTCTCGCCGAACGGCACTGAACAAGTTACACGCACTCGAAGACGAGACTGATATCACGAGCAAGAAAGTCGGCGGGCGCTCGCGTGTCTGGTGGATTCCCGTTCGGACCGACTAGAGGTCCCACTCCTCGGCACGCTCCTGTGCCTCCGTACGAGCCTGTTCGCGGATCGCTTCGATCTTCGCTTCGTTCTCCAGGAAGGCCTCGACCGCTCCCTGTGTCGACTCCTCGGTCGAGTCCGCTCTCTCGTCCGTCGAAGCGCGTCGCCGCTCCGTCGGTGCGGCCCGTCGTGTGCTCCGTGCCAGGGCTGGGTCCCCGGCGAGTCGCTCCGCGGCCATCCCGGGCGGAATCACGTCGTCCCCGGAGTCGGACAGTACCGACGACTCGGTCGCGTACATCGTGACGTGGTACGGCCCGGGAACGGCCAGGTCCGCGAGCGCCGGCGGGCCGCCCCGCTCGGTACCGGTGTGGTAGGCGCGTGTCGGGACGCCGTCTTCGAACGTGACGACACCCCGCCCGTCGGCGTCGAGCAGAAGCGCGTCCTGGGATTCAAAGACCGTGTAGCCGGTAAAGCCCCGGTCGAGCGCCTCGGCGAGTGTGTCGCGCGGGTCAGCGACGACGCGTGACTTCTCCAAGCGACCGCGGGACAGGTTCATGGCGGTTCGGGGATGACGGCACTGCGGACCCGATCGGCCACAGTCTCCGAGGGAACCGGTTGTACGGAGAGTCCGTCTGCAACACGGCGAAACGCGCCGGCGGCGTCACACTCCGGTGCGTGAGCGAGTAGTGGCCGGCCGGCGCGGCGGGCCTCGCGGGCCTGCTCGCTCTCGGGCACTGTCGCCAGGGTCGGTCCGTCGAAATACCGCTCGGTCTTCTCGGCGATCCCCTCGATGTCCTCGTCGGGTCGGACCTTGTTGAACAGGACACCGGCGACACCGGTCCCGTAGGAACTCGCGTACTCCTGAACCTTCAGACCGTCCGAGATCGCGGGGATCGTCGGCTGGAGGACGACGACGATCCGATCGGCCATCACGATCGGGAGGACCGCAGCGCGACTATCCAGTGCCGGTGGGGAGTCCAACAGCAGGACGTCGGTGTCGGTCGCGAGCGTCGCGACGGCCTCACGGAGTCGTTTCGGATCGGCGTCACGGAACCCGTCGAGGCTCGTTCCGCAGGGGACGACCCTCATCCCGAAGCGGTCGTAGGTGGCCTCACCGATCGGGCGGTCGCCGGCGAGGACGTCGTGGAGCGTCGTCTCCACGTCCGAGAGGCCCGCGTGAAACAGCAGGTTAGCCATCCCAGTGTCGGCGTCGACGACGGTCACGTCGTACCGGTCGGCCAGTGCCATCCCCAGGGCGACCGTGCTGGTGGTCTTCCCGGTCCCACCCTTCCCGCTGGCGACGGCGAAGACTTCGACCATGGCGGTTCTGGGTTCGCGCTCGCACAAAAAACTTCGCAGGTTTTGCGGCTGAAAAAACTCAGTCGATACCCAACGGCCCGAGGTCGACGTGGTCGACGACGAGCGCAGCCGCCCGGTCGTAGGCGTTGTCCCGATCACAGTCAAGCTCCAGTTGATACTCCGTTCCGGCCGTTTCGATCGTATTTTTCACGAAGGCAACTCTCGGTTCGTCGTTGGCGAAGATGTCGTGGAGGTAGGTTCCGAGGACCGTATCCGTCGCTGCCCCGGTCGAGTCGAACGGCCGGGAGACGTCGGCGGTCGGCGTCGTCTGACCCATGTGGATCTCGTATCCTTCGACGACGCCGGTCGCACCGGCTAATGGACCGACCCCGTCGAGACGGCGGGTGACACGTTCGACGGTCTTCTCTGGCGAGAAGGTCGTCTCGACGGGGAGCAACCCCAGTCCTTCGACTGTCTCGCTGTCGCCGGTCCCCTCGATGTCGGCGTTGTGGATACGATCGCCGAGCATCTGGTACCCGCCACAGAGCCCGACAATGGGGCCGTCGAACGCCGAGAGCGCCGTGTCGAAGCCGGCCTCCCGGAGTGCGAGCAGGTCGTCGACCGTGTTCTTGCTCCCGGGAAGGACAACCGCGTCGGCGTCGGTCAGCGAGGCCGAGAGCGGGAGGTAGGCGACACGGACGCCCGGTGTCGCGGCGAGTGGCTGGAGATCGGTGAAGTTCGAGATGTGGGGCAACCGTGGGACGGCGACGGTAACCGCCTCCGCGTCGGCGACGCCGTCGTCGGTTCCCTCGATCGCCTGCTGCCCGACCGGCGGGAGTGCGACGCTGTCTTCCTCCGGCAGTCCGGGGTCGTCGTGGGGGAGCACGCCAAGGACCGGGACGCCCGTTCGGTCCTCGAAGGCGTCGAGCCCGGGCGCGAGCAGCGATCGGTCGCCTCTGAACTTCGTGATCACCGCGCCGACGACTCGGTCCCTGATATCCGTCGGCAGCAACTCCAGTGTACCGACGAGCGAGGCGAAGACGCCGCCGCGCTCGATGTCGGCCACGAGGAGGACGTCGGCGTCGGCAAAGCGGGCCGTCTCGACGTTTGCCAGGTCACGGTCGTGGAGGTTGATCTCGGCGATCGATCCCGCCCCCTCGGCGACGATCACGTCGTGGTCGGCCGCGAGTCGACGGTGGGCCGCGCGGGCGGCCCCGAGCGCGTCGTCCCAGTATCGATCGTAGTACTGTCCCGCCGGAACGTCCGCGACGGCCTCGCCGTCGACGACGAGTTGGGACTCCCCGTCCCCTCGCGGTTTCAACAGGACAGGGTTGTGGTCCGTCTCCGGGGGGACGCGGGCCGCCCGGGCCTGGACGTACTGGGAGACGCCGATCTCGCCACCGGGTGTCGCACGGGCGTTCGTGCTCATGTTCTGGGCCTTGTACGGCGCGACCGATCGACCACGGTCGGCCAACACACGGCAGAGTCCCGCCGCTACAGTGCTCTTTCCCACGTGGGAGGCTGTTCCGGCCACCAGTATCGTCCGCGCGTCCGGCATCTATCGACCGTTCCGCGGGCGACGGACAAGAGTGGTTCGGCGGCGAGTCAGTACTCCGTTCCCTTGCGCGCGGAGTGACCGGCATCGAGGGGGTGTTTCACCTTGCTGACCTCGCTGACGAGGTCGGCGTGGTCGAAGAGGTACGCCGGCCGGTCGTGTCCCCCGGTGAGGACGAGTTCGAGCGAGTCGGGTTTGGATTCGATCAGCGCGAGGACGTCCTCGGGGTCGATCAGGCCGCGGTTGGCGGCGTACAGCACCTCGTCGAGGACGAGCATGTCGACGCCCGTGTCGGCCGGCGCGTCGGCACCGAACGGTTCGTCTGCGGGTGCCTCGGCCGTCGCGTCGACGATCTCGCGAGCGCGGTCGAGGGCGCCTTTCGCGCGTGCGGCGTGTTCGTCGTCGTCGCTCCCGTCCAGGAAGCCGTGCCAGCCGTAGTGGCCCGCGTTCTCGTAGGAAAAGCCCGGCAGGGCCGCGATGGCGTTGTACTCGCCCCGCACGTCCTCGACCGTCCCGGTCCCGCCTTTCATGAACTGGAGGAGGTGGACCCGGTAGCCGTGACCGACCGCCCGGGTCGCCATCCCCAGGGCGGCGGTTGTCTTTCCCTTCCCGTCGCCCCACCAGACCTGAACGAGGCCGAACTCGTCGGGGCTCGCCGGTTCGATCGGTTCCGCCGTCGGGCCGGCGTCGTTGTCGTCCATACCGTGAGGTTACGGGCGGTCGACATCTGTCTGGCGGTCGGTGACGACGCCGTGGTCGGTGTCGGCCGGTACGGGCGGGCCGTCGTCGTAGTGGCTATCGAGGCTCGCAGCGACGGCGTCCCGGACACAGGCCCGCGTCGCGGCCCCGACCGTGGTCGCGCTCCCCGCGAACCCGGCCCGCTCGCAGTCGGGTGCCGAACCCACGAGGACGGCGTCGGAGGTCGTTCCCGGGACGCCGGCGAGCGCCTGGAGCGTCGCGGCCTTCGCCTCGACGGCGGTCGCCAGGAGCGTCGCCAGCGCGCCGTCGTCCAGCGCCCGCTCGACGCCGACGAGGAGGTTGACCGTGCCGGGACGCCACTCGTCCGTGCCGGTGCTGGCCTCGTCGGCGGCCGATCGGTCCGCGTGGACCGGGAGGACCGCGGGGTTCGAGAGTCCCGCCGTGGCGACGACGGTCACCGGCCCGTCGCGGGCACGGCGGGCGTCGGCCATCCGGACGCCGGTCAGCAGCGTCGGCCCGACCGGAAAGCCGGCGGCTCCGAGCCGTTCCGCCCGGTAGGCGTCGAGGTCGGTCCGGTCGAACGCCGTCGGGACCGTGACGTTGTAGGCGGCGTCGGCCCGCACGTAGCCGCCGTCCCACGCCGTCGACAGCCAGCGGGTACCGGGCCGGCGGAGCTGACAGACCCCCTCCCGGACTGTCGTCTGGAACGTCACACCGCCAGTGCCTCCAAGAGCCTGTCGTTGTCGGCCGGCGTGCGGACCGCGACACGGACGTGACGGTCGAGCCCGCGGAAGGTGCGCGCGTCCCGGAGCGCGATGCCGGCCTCGCGGGCCTCGGTCAGGAGGGCGTCGACGTCGGTGTCGGACACCGACAACAGGAGAAACGGGGCGTCGGAGGGAGCGACGCCGAACCGGGTCCGGAGGCGCTCGCGCATCCGTTCGCGTTCGCGGTCGACCCGCTCGCGCGTGCGGTCGACGAACGCCGTCTGTCCGTAACAGTGCGTGCCGACCGCGGCCGCGGCGGTGCTCATCGACCAGGCGCGCCGCGCCGTCACCAGCCGTTCCAGGTGATCGCCGGTCCCGACGGCGTACCCCATCCGGACGCCGGGGAGACCGAACAGTTTCGTCAGCGAGCGGGCGACGACGACCCCCTCACGCCCGGCCAGCGACGGGTCGTCCGTGAACCCGAGGAACGCCTCGTCGACCAGCAGCGTCGTCCCGGCGTCCCGACAGCGGTCGGCGAACGACCGGAGCGCGTCCGGGGCGGCGGTCTCGCCGGTCGGGTTGTTCGGGTTGCAGACGATCGTGAGCGCGTAGGGCTCGGGGTCCGCATCGAGTAGGTCGTCGTGGGCGACGAACGCGGGCTCGGCCCCCTGGAGACGGATCTCGCGTGCGTACTCGCCGAAACTCGGCCGGGGGACGAGGACGGCGTCGCCGGCCCGGACCGTCGTCTGGATCGCTAACCGGATCGCCTCCAGGCCGCCGGCGGTCGGGACGACCTGGCCGGGCTCGCAGTCGACGAACGCCGCGGCGGCCTCCCGGAACTCGGGATAGCCGTCGTCGGGATAGCTCCGCGCGCGGTCGAACGCGTCCTCGAAGACCCCGGTCACGCCAGGGGGAGTCGTTGGGTTCGTGTTGGCGCTGAAATCCAGCAGTTCCGGGTCGTCGCTGCTACCGTGTGGTACCCGGCCGTCGGCGTCGATAGCGCCGTCGATCCCACCCTGCGCCCGTAGTGCCGCGACCGTATCGGGGTCCATGTCCCTCGGGACGGTCGGCACCGTGGAGAAGCTTTCGCGCCTACAGGCGCTGACCCGCCACGCGGGCGTCGGCCAGCGTGTTGACGTTGATCGCCAGCCGAGGATCGTGGAACAGGACCGCGTCGTCGCCGTCGTCGCCGACGACGTTGACGCCAGTCGGTGCGACCTCCCGACCCTCCCGCCGGAACGTCGTGTCGTCGCTGACGCCCAGCTCGCGTTTCAGCGCCGCCGGGACGAGCACCGTCAGCGATCCGGTGTCGTGGCGCGCGAGGACCTGATCGAGGACCGGCCCGTCCAGCAGCGGCAGGTCCGCGGCGACTGTCAGGACCGGCCGCGAGAGCCGGTCGTCCGACAGCGCCGCCTCCAGGTCCGGGACGTACCCCTCGCCCGGCGTCTCGATGGCCGGCGCGTCGACGTGAGTGGCGGTCCCCGGGGCCTGCGGTGACGTCACGGCGTAGGCCGTCTCGACGGCGCTCTCCCGGACCGCCGCCAGGACGCGGTCGACCATCGGGACGCCGCCGACCCGAAAGAGGGGTTTCTCGGCGTCGCTGTCCAGTCGGGTCCCGCGACCCCCACACATCACCAGCGCGTCCACAGCGCCACCTCCCCGAGAAGCGCCGTCGCCGCGACCCCGGCGTGGAGCGCAGCGGCTCGGGCGAGTTCGTTCGTCGCACCCAACACGTCGCCGCCGACACCGTCCAGGCGAGCGTGTGCCCACCGCCGGACGAGGGCGGCGACTGCGAGGCCGGCGACGACGGCGACGGCGGTCCCCGGGACGGCGAGGACGGCGACGGGGATGGTGACCGCCAGCGGGCCGGCCAGGTCGACGGGTCGCTTGTCGCCGACGACGGTCGCGCCGAACCCCTCGTGGCTCGGCCGGCCGAGACAGGCCACCGTCGCCATCGCGAGTTTCGCGCTCACCTCGGCGGCAACGACGAGCGCGACGGCGACGAGCGGGGCGAGCGCGGCCGTCGCGAGCGCCCCGAGCGCCAGAACCGCGAGGACGGTGCCCAGCGCGAGGACGGCGCCGACGCCGACGGTCGTGTCACGCATCACCTCGCGTCGCTCGCTGGCCGCGCCGTGGACGGCCGCGGCGTCGCCGAGGTCCGCGAGGCCGTCGGGGTGGTTGACGCCGACGACGAGGACAACCGCCACGAGGTAGCCCGCCGCCACGACCGGCGTGGGGACGGCTCCAGTCGCCAGGAACGGGACGGCGACGAGTGTGCCGACGACGTAGCCCGCAAGCGGGAACGCCGTCGGGCTCGCCGTGAAGGCGTTCCAGGCGGCCTCGCTGTGTCCGACCGGGAGCCGCGAGAGGAACCCCAGCGCCCCGCGAAGCGCGGTCAGGACCACGCGATCACCCCGGTGACAACGTACGCCAGCACGCCCGCGGCGCCGACCCGGCGGATGCCACGGCGTGCGCCGGCGACCGACGGGAGGTCGCGGTCGGCGTTGAGGACGTAGACGCCGGGCTTCTCCAGGCGACTGTCGAGGGCTGCCGCGGCGACCCCCATCGGCCACCCGGAGTTTGGCGACGGCACCCGATCGAGCCACCGGGAGGCGCGCCAGAGACACCTCCAGTCGAGGAAGATCACCGCCAGCAACAGCGCGCTGACCCGGGCCGGGAGCCACATCACCACGTCGTCGAGCCGCGCCGCCGGCGTCCCGACCAGTTTCGATCGGTAGCCGAGCATCGAGTCCATCGTGTTGACCGCTTTGACCCAGGCGGCAGCGCCGGCGGCAGCCGGCAGCGGTGGGAGCCCGACCGCCGGCGCGAGGACGACGGCGAGGGCAAACGCACCGAGCGGCGCGACCAGCCCGTCGGCGAGGTTCTCGGCCGCGCTCTCGACGGTCGCGCTTCGCAGGAGGCCGGGCGAGAGGTCGGCCGCGTCCCGGCCGGCCAGCGCCAACAGTCCCTCCCGGGCAGCCGCGACATCCCGGTCGCTGTCCCGGACGACGGCGTTCGCTGCCGACAGCAGTCGCCGGAGACTCGTCGTCAGGAACAGGACGGCACCGGCGACCGCGACGCCGAGGATCGGTGTGACCGTGCCCGCCCCCACGACGAGTGTCCCGACGCCGGCGGCAGCACCCAGCGGCAGCGCCGCCGCGGCGAGTGCGCCGACGGCGAGGGGCTGGTCCCACGGGCGGTCGACGGCACCGACGAGCACGCCGAACCAGGCGACGGGGTGCCAGCGGGTAGGCGGCTCTCCGAGGCCACCTTCCAACGCGGCGGCGACGAGGACGGCCAGCCCCGCGGCCGTGCTCACAGCGACCCCTCCCGACAGCGTCTCGCGACCGTCGCGAGCGGCGTCTCGTCGATCAGGACCGACCGCGCGCCGACCCGATCTGCACCGCCGTCGGTACGGGCGTCGTCACCGACGTGGACCAAGGTCGCGAGGGGGACGCCCAGCGCGTCGGCCGTCGCCGCGAATATCTCACGGTGGGGTTTCCGCCACCCGCAGTCGACGCTGGTGACGACGGCGTCGAAGGGGCCGAGCGACGCACGGTCGAGCGTCCGTTCGACGAGTCCCGGAACGCTACAGTTCGAGCAGACCGCGACCGGTCCCTGCTCCCGGGCAGCGGTAACCGCCGCCCCGGCGTCGGGCCGAACGGTCACCGGCCTGTCGAAGGCGTCGAGTACTGCGTCCCGAGCGACCCGGGCAGAAACGTCGACACCGCGGCTCTCCAAGGCGAGGCGGACGTGTTCGGGTAGCGGGGCCTCCCGGCCACGTTCGTACTCGCGGTGGGAGCTCCGGTAGGCGTCTTCCCAATCGTCCGGGACCGCGATCCCACGGTCGGTCAGCGCGCTAGCGACGGCATCCCACGGCGTACTGGGTCGGTCGGCCGCGACCAGCGTCCCGAACAGGTCGAAGGAGAGTGCCACGTTCGCGTAGTTACTGCAATCGTACTTGAACTGTCCGGTGAGCGAGGCAGCGTCGGGACCTCCCCCGGGAACGACGGGACACCGTCAGACAAATATCAGTTTTAGTTTACTACTGGACCGAGAATCTACCAGAAAATGTATACTTCGATTCGCGTTTACAGTCAGATTTCGTATCTAAATCGCAATACGGCAGCCACTTGTTTTTACCACCCACCATGGTATCGGTCCGGATTCCAACTCGAAGGTACGGGTAGAAAAGGGGTACGTAAACCGACAGTAATCGTTACCAGCGGTGGTGGACAGCGTCGTACACGTGGTCCTCGTAGACGTCACGCACCGCCCCGTGGGTCTGGTTCGAGAGGGGTGCCATCTCGCTGACCGCCGCGTTGGCCTGGACGTGCTCCGGGGTCGTCGATCCCGGGATGACCGTCGACACCGCGTCGTGATCGAGGATCCAGCGCAGCGCCATCTGGGCCATACTCATCCGTTCGGGGACGTGTCCCCGGAGCGCGTCGACGGCGTCGAACCCGTCCTCGACGGGCAGGCCGGCGAAGGTCTCCCCGCGGTCGAAGGCCTCCCCCTCGACGTTGAAGTTCCGGTGGTCGTTCTCCGGGAACTCCATGTCACGGGAGAGCGTTCCGGTCAGGAGCCCGGAGGCCAGTGGGACCCGCGCGATGACACCGACATCCCGCCTAGCGGCCTCCTCGAAGAACAGCTCCGCCGGGCGCTGGCGGAACATGTTGAAGATGATCTGGACCGTCTCGACCCCTGGGTACTCGATGGCTTTCAGGGCCTGCTCGACCTTCTCGACGCTGACCCCGTAGTGGGCGATCTCCCCCTCCTCGCGCAGGCGCTCCAGCGCCTCGAAGGTCTCGGGCTGGTAATACGCCTCCGTGGGCGGGCAATGCAGCTGCACCAGTTCGAGCGTGTCGGTCCCCAGGTACTCCTGGGAGCGGTCGACGAACCGCGAGAGGTTCTCGTAGTTGTAGCGGTCGGCAGTGTGTGGGTCGAGTCGGCGACCCGCCTTCGTCGCGACGGTGACCTCGTCCCGCACTCCTCGCTCGTCCAGTACTTCGGCGATGCGTTGCTCGCTGAAGCCGTCACCGTAGACGTCGGCGGTGTCGATGAAATCGATGCCGGCGTCCAGGGCGGCCCGGACTGCCTCGCGGCCCTCCTCGGCGTCCACGTCGCCCCAGTCGCCGCCGATGTTCCACGTCCCGAAGCCGACATCTGTCACTCCGTAGCCGGTCGAACCGAGCAATCGGTGGTTCATACCTCGGGCTAGCCGTGGTTACCACTAATGCCTTCCTACGAGGGCGCGATCAGAAAACGGGCGTGAGCCCGCTCGTGCGGGTCGCGTCGGACGTGCCATGTGGACGCCGACAGCTACTCGACCCACTTCGCCCGGCGGATGTCGTAACCGCCACAGGCCGGACAGGAGTGGTACTGGATCTCGAAGGCGCTCCCGCAGGACAGGCAGACGTAGGGCTGTCGGTCCGCTGTCCCCAGTCCGGAGACGACCTTCGCCTTGTCAAGGACATCCATCGACGACCACGTCGGCGATACACCCCACCTGGATATAAAAGCCGGAGATCGTTCAGGACGTTTTACGCGGTCCGCGTCGGCCGGTTCGTCCGTTCCGTGAGACGAACCAGCCGACAGAACCGGTCCCCCGCGTCCGTCGTGTCATCTATGGAGTGGTATGCAAATCGTTTTTACAACCCATCATAGTCCCATCGTATGGACGACTATGCGGAGATGTTCGGAGAGGGTGGTCTGAACGACCAAGTCGACGCCGACGAGTTGATGTCCGACATCGGTCTCGACGAAGACGAGGTCGCCTGGCGCAAGGCGTTCATCGGGTTCGGCGAGGACGATGTCGACCGATTGCGAGCGCTCCAAGACACGTTCGAGGACCACGCAGAAGCGATCGGCGAGCAGTTCTACGAGAACCTCCTCGAACACGACCAGACCATCGAAGTCATCGAACGATCACCGAAGGCCATCGACGCGCTCAAACAGACACAGGAAGCGTACTTCGCGACGCTCGCCGGTGGAGAGTACGGCCAGGAGTACTTCCGGGACCGCGCCCGGATCGGGAAGCTCCACGACATCCTCGAAATGCCGATGAAACACTACATCGGCCAGTACGGCGTCTACTACGACCTGATCCTACCACTGCTTGCCGATCGACTCGAATCCCGCATGCGCGACCGACTCGAAGCCGAATGGGCCGACACAGCCGACGGTAGCACGGCCACGGGATCGACAGCCGACTCGGCACCACTCCCCGATTCGGCCGAGTCAGCTATCACCGAGGAGGTCGGCGCGTTCAAACGAGAACTCCTGTCGGTCCTGCGTATCATCAATCTCGACATGCAGGTGGTCGCGGATACGTATATTCACTCCTACAACGAGAAGGTCCGCGAAGAGGTCGCCCGCCGTGAACGACTGGCAACGGAAGTCGAGGAGGACCTGGAGGGACCACTGGACGAACTACGTCGTTCCGCCGACGACGTTGCACAGAGTACCCAGCAGATATCCGCGCTGACCGACGAACAGGCCGAACACATCGATACTATCACCGAAGAGGTGTCCGGGATGAGCGCAACCATCGAAGAGGTCGCCGCGAGCGCCTCACAGGTCGAATCAAACAGCACGCGCGCTCGGAACCTCGCCGAGGACGGCCAGACC
Above is a window of Haloarcula halophila DNA encoding:
- a CDS encoding helix-turn-helix transcriptional regulator, with protein sequence MTRDAVHRDIQFLTGSPARFAVVSALAESPARPCELCERIDATRTTIQRILAGCSDRQWVRKVDGDYRLTLTGRRMYERYAALVNEAERAREFGPLAQYLGPIGDELPDIVFDAGRITVSSEQTPLAPVNRLTDWFADAEGPVKTISPIVAATFNEAAATLLERGVRIESIIDDGVLERSEREFREELERGIDHESIEFYVHESSLDFGLVVDDRGCCLGAYDDGNNLRVALVVEDPVAREWAIDQFEQYRAAATPLGTVLSAPE
- a CDS encoding helix-turn-helix domain-containing protein, with the protein product MSPPGREIQYTESDVIEVFKQREDYAEPLTASEIADRLGCSRRTALNKLHALEDETDITSKKVGGRSRVWWIPVRTD
- a CDS encoding P-loop NTPase; protein product: MVEVFAVASGKGGTGKTTSTVALGMALADRYDVTVVDADTGMANLLFHAGLSDVETTLHDVLAGDRPIGEATYDRFGMRVVPCGTSLDGFRDADPKRLREAVATLATDTDVLLLDSPPALDSRAAVLPIVMADRIVVVLQPTIPAISDGLKVQEYASSYGTGVAGVLFNKVRPDEDIEGIAEKTERYFDGPTLATVPESEQAREARRAGRPLLAHAPECDAAGAFRRVADGLSVQPVPSETVADRVRSAVIPEPP
- a CDS encoding cobyric acid synthase, with translation MPDARTILVAGTASHVGKSTVAAGLCRVLADRGRSVAPYKAQNMSTNARATPGGEIGVSQYVQARAARVPPETDHNPVLLKPRGDGESQLVVDGEAVADVPAGQYYDRYWDDALGAARAAHRRLAADHDVIVAEGAGSIAEINLHDRDLANVETARFADADVLLVADIERGGVFASLVGTLELLPTDIRDRVVGAVITKFRGDRSLLAPGLDAFEDRTGVPVLGVLPHDDPGLPEEDSVALPPVGQQAIEGTDDGVADAEAVTVAVPRLPHISNFTDLQPLAATPGVRVAYLPLSASLTDADAVVLPGSKNTVDDLLALREAGFDTALSAFDGPIVGLCGGYQMLGDRIHNADIEGTGDSETVEGLGLLPVETTFSPEKTVERVTRRLDGVGPLAGATGVVEGYEIHMGQTTPTADVSRPFDSTGAATDTVLGTYLHDIFANDEPRVAFVKNTIETAGTEYQLELDCDRDNAYDRAAALVVDHVDLGPLGID
- a CDS encoding cob(I)yrinic acid a,c-diamide adenosyltransferase; translated protein: MDDNDAGPTAEPIEPASPDEFGLVQVWWGDGKGKTTAALGMATRAVGHGYRVHLLQFMKGGTGTVEDVRGEYNAIAALPGFSYENAGHYGWHGFLDGSDDDEHAARAKGALDRAREIVDATAEAPADEPFGADAPADTGVDMLVLDEVLYAANRGLIDPEDVLALIESKPDSLELVLTGGHDRPAYLFDHADLVSEVSKVKHPLDAGHSARKGTEY
- a CDS encoding adenosylcobinamide amidohydrolase, with translation MTFQTTVREGVCQLRRPGTRWLSTAWDGGYVRADAAYNVTVPTAFDRTDLDAYRAERLGAAGFPVGPTLLTGVRMADARRARDGPVTVVATAGLSNPAVLPVHADRSAADEASTGTDEWRPGTVNLLVGVERALDDGALATLLATAVEAKAATLQALAGVPGTTSDAVLVGSAPDCERAGFAGSATTVGAATRACVRDAVAASLDSHYDDGPPVPADTDHGVVTDRQTDVDRP
- the cobD gene encoding threonine-phosphate decarboxylase CobD, whose product is MDPDTVAALRAQGGIDGAIDADGRVPHGSSDDPELLDFSANTNPTTPPGVTGVFEDAFDRARSYPDDGYPEFREAAAAFVDCEPGQVVPTAGGLEAIRLAIQTTVRAGDAVLVPRPSFGEYAREIRLQGAEPAFVAHDDLLDADPEPYALTIVCNPNNPTGETAAPDALRSFADRCRDAGTTLLVDEAFLGFTDDPSLAGREGVVVARSLTKLFGLPGVRMGYAVGTGDHLERLVTARRAWSMSTAAAAVGTHCYGQTAFVDRTRERVDRERERMRERLRTRFGVAPSDAPFLLLSVSDTDVDALLTEAREAGIALRDARTFRGLDRHVRVAVRTPADNDRLLEALAV
- a CDS encoding NTP transferase domain-containing protein; its protein translation is MCGGRGTRLDSDAEKPLFRVGGVPMVDRVLAAVRESAVETAYAVTSPQAPGTATHVDAPAIETPGEGYVPDLEAALSDDRLSRPVLTVAADLPLLDGPVLDQVLARHDTGSLTVLVPAALKRELGVSDDTTFRREGREVAPTGVNVVGDDGDDAVLFHDPRLAINVNTLADARVAGQRL
- the cobS gene encoding adenosylcobinamide-GDP ribazoletransferase; this translates as MVLTALRGALGFLSRLPVGHSEAAWNAFTASPTAFPLAGYVVGTLVAVPFLATGAVPTPVVAAGYLVAVVLVVGVNHPDGLADLGDAAAVHGAASERREVMRDTTVGVGAVLALGTVLAVLALGALATAALAPLVAVALVVAAEVSAKLAMATVACLGRPSHEGFGATVVGDKRPVDLAGPLAVTIPVAVLAVPGTAVAVVAGLAVAALVRRWAHARLDGVGGDVLGATNELARAAALHAGVAATALLGEVALWTRW
- a CDS encoding CobD/CbiB family cobalamin biosynthesis protein, whose amino-acid sequence is MSTAAGLAVLVAAALEGGLGEPPTRWHPVAWFGVLVGAVDRPWDQPLAVGALAAAALPLGAAAGVGTLVVGAGTVTPILGVAVAGAVLFLTTSLRRLLSAANAVVRDSDRDVAAAREGLLALAGRDAADLSPGLLRSATVESAAENLADGLVAPLGAFALAVVLAPAVGLPPLPAAAGAAAWVKAVNTMDSMLGYRSKLVGTPAARLDDVVMWLPARVSALLLAVIFLDWRCLWRASRWLDRVPSPNSGWPMGVAAAALDSRLEKPGVYVLNADRDLPSVAGARRGIRRVGAAGVLAYVVTGVIAWS
- a CDS encoding HAD family hydrolase is translated as MALSFDLFGTLVAADRPSTPWDAVASALTDRGIAVPDDWEDAYRSSHREYERGREAPLPEHVRLALESRGVDVSARVARDAVLDAFDRPVTVRPDAGAAVTAAREQGPVAVCSNCSVPGLVERTLDRASLGPFDAVVTSVDCGWRKPHREIFAATADALGVPLATLVHVGDDARTDGGADRVGARSVLIDETPLATVARRCREGSL